ACCATCCCCGCTTTTTCCTGGCATATTGCAACCTTAGTTGCAATACCGCATACAACCTTTTCCTTAATAATTTGCAACCTAATGGGGATTGACAAAAACGCCACATCATATAGGGTTGAATTAAGGGGCTCTGAGCAAGAGCAAGTGAAAGGAGTCTCTATGCACATACAGCGAATCAGGACATGGAGCCTTCTGGCCATTGCCGTTTTTTCCTTTTCCGGCCGCCGACAATCCACATGGCGCATATGATCCCTGTTCATTGAATGATGCGTCTTCGCATGAGTCTGAAGGGATAGGGAGCGAGCAGCAGCGCAACTGCACAAAGCCATACGATATCCCAGATGCACAGCGCGGGATCCCCTGACGCGAACGCTCTGCAGATATTCACAAGATGGTACAGCGGCGTGAAAAAAGCGATCTTTGCAACAACAGGCGGAAGATTGTCCAGCGGGAAAAAAATTCCCGAGAAAAGGAACATCGGTGTCATCAAAAGTGTGTAAAAATAATTATATGAATCGATGCCCGGGATGACAGCGGTAAACATAACCGATATCTCTGCGAAGATCAGTCCGGCAACGAAGAGAAGAGGGACAACCAGGAGAATAAGCGGGGAATCAACAAGACCAAACAGCGAGATCACAAGTATAATGGTCGTTCCGTAGAGCAGGCTTTTCGTTGCACCCCACATGAGTTCCCCTGCTATAAGGTCGTCGAGGTTGACGGGCGTTGCGAGTATCGCATCGAATGTCTTCTGATACGTCATCCTGACGTATGTCCCGTAAGTGCATTCATATATTACCGCGAACATCGCGGACGATGCAATGATCCCGGGAGCGATAAACTTAATGTACGGAACCCCGTTGATCTGCTGCACAAATGCCCCCAGCCCGAGCCCCAGTGCGGCAAGATACAGGACTGGTTCAACGAAATTCAGGGCTATGCTCGATTTGTACAGCTTTGTATAGACCGTGAAATTCCTCTGCCAGACCCTGAATGCGCGTTTCAGTTTCATAAGGAGCGTTCTCTTCTTTTCGGTGTCATATTTTCATACGCCTTTTGAGGTCTTCTGCGAATGATGAAGACCGGTCAGGCCTGCCGGGAAGTTTCCATCCCTCAGGTCCGGGAGCAGTTGTCCCGGATACCCTCTTCCCTTTTGCATGGCATGCATCCTTTCAGTCTTTCAGTGAACTTCCGGTCAATTTCAGATACACATCCTCAAGGTTCCCGCCGTGGATGTTCATCAGCCTGGAAGGTGAATCAACCGTCACAATCTTTCCTGAATCCATGATTGCCACCCTGTCGCAAAGCTTTTCCGCCTCCTCCATATAATGGGTCGTAAGCAGCAGTGTGGTATTTTTCGCTTTCAGATGATTCAGCT
This is a stretch of genomic DNA from Nitrospirota bacterium. It encodes these proteins:
- a CDS encoding ABC transporter permease, producing MKLKRAFRVWQRNFTVYTKLYKSSIALNFVEPVLYLAALGLGLGAFVQQINGVPYIKFIAPGIIASSAMFAVIYECTYGTYVRMTYQKTFDAILATPVNLDDLIAGELMWGATKSLLYGTTIILVISLFGLVDSPLILLVVPLLFVAGLIFAEISVMFTAVIPGIDSYNYFYTLLMTPMFLFSGIFFPLDNLPPVVAKIAFFTPLYHLVNICRAFASGDPALCIWDIVWLCAVALLLAPYPFRLMRRRIIQ